One window of Nicotiana tomentosiformis chromosome 11, ASM39032v3, whole genome shotgun sequence genomic DNA carries:
- the LOC138901572 gene encoding uncharacterized protein, translating to MAQSSLLERIKARQLDDPHLMVLRDTVQWGGAKEIVIGDDGVMRLRCRICVQNVDGLRDFILEEAHSSRYSIDQGVTKMYRDLKQHYLWQRMKKDIISSISRCLNCKQVKYEHQKLGGLI from the coding sequence aTGGCTCAGTCATcattgttggagcgtatcaaggctcgccagcttgatgatcctcacttgatgGTGTTGAGAGACACAGTTCAGTGGGGTGGCGCTAAAGAGattgtgattggtgatgatggtgttatgcggcttcgATGTCGGATTTGTGTTCaaaatgttgatggattgagagattttatccttgaggaggctcacagctcgcgctATTCCATTGACcaaggtgtcacgaagatgtaccgcgacttgaaacaacactatttgtggcagagaatgaagaaagatatcatTTCTTCTatctctcggtgtttgaactgtaaacaagtgaagtatgaacatcagaaactGGGAGGGTTGATTTAG